The DNA region TTTTACTAAGTTTTTGAGATGCAAATAAATTTCTTATATCATCATAAGCCTTTATATAGGTTACCGGGTTGGAGCGAGAAGACCGCCCAATGGGGTTTTGGTCAACAAATTCTACGTGTTTTATAGTCTTGTATTTGCCCTCTACCTTCGTAAACTGACCTGCTTTTTCACCGTATCCGCCAACTTCTTTAAGAATGATAGGGTATAACAGTTTTTTAACCAAAGTGCTTTTTCCACTACCGGAAACTCCAGTAATAACAGTGAGCATATTCAGAGGAAAAGTAACGTCTATATTCTTTAAGTTGTTTTCGCGGGCGCCCTTAATAGTAATGTAATCTGTAGATGTTCTTCTTTTGTTAGGTACCGCAATTTCTTCTTTTCCGTTTAAGTAGCTTGCAGTTAATGAAGCTGATTTTAGAACTTCAGTTAATGTGCCATGGGCAACTACTTCGCCACCATGGGTACCTGCTTCTGGGCCAATGTCTATAACTTCGTCCGCCGCTTTCATTATATCTTCATCGTGTTCTACAACAATCACCGTATTACCAAGGTCACGCAACGATTGCAGAACCTCAATTAGGTTTTCGGTATCTTTTGGATGAAGGCCAATACTTGGTTCATCTAAAATGTACATACTTCCTACCAGACTACTTCCCAATGATGTTGCGAGGTTGATACGTTGACTTTCCCCTCCTGAAAGTGTATTGGATTTTCGGTTCATGGTCAGGTAGCTTAATCCTACTTTATGAAGAAAACCTAATCTAGTGTTGATTTCCTTTAAAAGACGAGAAGCTATTTTTTCATCATATTTATCGAGGACTAATTCTTCAAAAAATGGGATCAGTTTTTTAATTGGCAATTCAACCAAGTCCGAGATATTTTTGCCGCCTACCTTAATATAGTCCGTTTCCTTTCTTAATCGTTTTCCGTGGCAGACTCCACACCTTGTTTTTCCGCGGTAACGAGAAAGCATTACCCTATTTTGTATTTTGTAACTTTTCTCTTCTAATTGCTCAAAGAATTTATTGAGTCCTATGAAGTGGTCGTTGCCATTCCAAACCAGTTGTTTTTGTTCTTCGGAGAGTTCAAACCAAGGTTTGTGAATAGGAAAATCAAACTTATAAGCGGAGTTTACAAGTTGGTCTCTATACCAGCCCATACTCTCACCACGCCAGGGAAACACGGCATTTTCATACACAGACAAAGCCGTATTGGGTACAACAAGGTCCTGATCAATACCAATAACATCTCCATAACCTTCACATTTTGGGCAGGCTCCATATGGGTTGTTAAAACTGAACAAATGCACATTGGGCTCCAAGAAAGACATGCCGTCTAACTCAAACTTGTTGCTGAATGGTGTTTGCTTTTGGGTAGATAGTTCTTCAATGGTACATTCACCTTTACCTTCAAAAAAAGCAGTATCAACCGCATTGGCCAAACGATTGTAAAAATCTTCATCGTCTTTTACAATAACTCGATCAACGACCAAATCAAAGTTTCTGCCAATATCATCCGGTACATTATCTATCCGAAGTACCTCATTATTATATTTTATTCTTGCATAACCCTGTTTAGATAATAATTGGAGAGATTTTAAGGTCTCTCTGTTTTCATCAATTGCAATTGGGGCCAACAGCAAGAGTTTGGTTCCCTCATCATAGGATTTTACATGTTCAACAACATCGGTAACCGTATTCTTTTTTACCTCACGACCAGAAATAGGGGATATGGTGCGCCCAATACGGGCATATAAAAGTTTTAAATAATCATAAATTTCTGTTGTGGTACCTACGGTAGATCTTGGATTGGTAGAGTTTACTTTTTGTTCTATGGCAATTGCAGGTGCTATACCTTTTATATAGTCAACCTTGGGTTTGTCCAATTTTCCTAAAAACTGTCTAGCATAGGAAGAAAGACTTTCTACATAACGCCTTTGACCTTCTGCGTATAACGTATCAAAGGCCAAGCTAGACTTTCCTGAACCAGAAAGCCCGGTAATAACTACAAGTTTATTACGAGGAATAACAACATCTATATTCTTTAAATTATGCAGTTTTGCACCTTTAATGATAATGTTGTGTTTAGGGTTTACATCTACTATTTCTGCCATGTTCTTGTCTAAGTTTGCAAAGATACGATATGAGGAATTCAATAACTAAAATTGTACGGATGGCATTAAAAAATGTGTGCATAACAACAGAAATTTTCAAAAGTCATTTAATTTTATCTATATTTGAACCCTAACAAAACGTTAATACGCCTATAGCATAAAATTACTTTTAGAAAGATTAAAACATTAACTACAAGACCTTTCCATAGGGAAGGCGTCTCGTTTTAACTATTAAAGTAATTGTTATGGATATATTGACAGAAGACTCCCTTCTTATTAAAAATTATGTTTCCGGTGATGAAAAAGCATTGGAAATTTTGATTGAAAAGCACAACCAACGGTTAAGCAGTTTCATTTATTCCAAAGTAAATAACCGTAATATTACCGAAGACATTTTTCAAGACACCTTTATTAAGGTAATTAAAACCCTTAGACGTGGTGCCTATAATGAAGAAGGTAAGTTTTTACCTTGGGTTATGCGTATTGCCCATAACCTTATTATAGACCATTTTAGAAAAAGTAGTCGCATGCCCATGTTTGACGGAGCGGATAGTTTTGATATTTTCTCTCTCATAGGAGATGACAAACTAAACGCAGAGCGTCAATTAATAAAAGACCAGATAGATTGTGATTTAGAAGTTCTTGTGGCGGAGTTGCCCGCAGATCAGAGAGAAGTTTTGATTATGCGTATATATAAGGATATGAGTTTCAAAGAAATTTCCGAAAATACGGGTGTAAGTATTAATACCGCTTTGGGAAGAATGCGTTATGCATTGATAAACCTTAGGAAGATTATTGATCAACACAATATTGTTTTAACGAATTAATAAGCGGTAGGTCGAACCGATTCATTATATTTACCTTGGTGGCGTTATACTTCTGTAACAATACTAAAATAGATATGGGAAAAATTTACGCTACAGAATCGGACAAATGTAGATTGGCTAAAGCAAAACCTTCAACAGTTAAATTTCTATTGGATTATTCAAAGGCATTAGAGATTACAGAAGCAAAAGGCCTACAATTCGAATCGAATTTGAACTAGCACTAGTTCTTTTAAAGTATATATAGCCCTGGCAATTTAATTTGCCGGGGCTTTTTTGTAGGAAATAACCAACTATACTTACTGTCTTTATAGCACATACTATATGTTATCTCCCATTTATTATAAAGCAACTTATTATTACAGCACTTTCAGGCTATTCTTCAGAAGTCTGATTTTGTGTGGCTAACGCACTACATTGCATTTTATTTTGCAGAAAAATAGAAAAGTAGCTTTTCACATCAAAAACTGGCGGTTTTACAACAATGTTTTTTTCTAGAGGCCTCTATTATCTAGTTTTATATCATAATTAACAACAAGGTCATCCACCAAAGGATAAAAATAGAACTCTAATTAACTAAATAACGAAAAGCCTTTCTTCAGAAAGTCTCAAGTCAAAAACTAAAAACCCTACACCATGAGCTCACAAATCGAAGATTCAGTACTAGTAAGAGATTATATCAGCGGAGATGAAAAAGCGCTTGAAATCTTAATCAACCGTCACAACCAAAGAATTTCTAGTTTTATTTATTCAAAGGTTCTAGATAGAGACGTTACTGAAGATATCTTTCAAGATACCTTTATTAAGGTGATAAAAACTTTAAAAAGAGGTTCGTATAGTGAAGAAGGTAAATTTTTACCGTGGGTAATGCGTATAGCACATAACTTGATTATTGATCACTTCAGAAAGAACAAAAGAATGCCAATGTTTGAAGGTAGTGATGACTTCAATATCTTTTCAGTAATTGGGGATGATAAGTTAAATGCAGAAAAGCAAATTATAAAAGATCAGATTACATCAGACTTAAAGCACTTGATCGAGGAGTTACCGGATGATCAAAAAGAAGTTTTAGTAATGCGTATCTATAAAGATATGAGCTTTAAGGAAATCTCTGAAAATACAGGGGTAAGTATCAATACTGCCTTAGGTAGAATGCGTTACGCTCTTATTAATCTTAGAAAAATTATAGATAAGCATAACATTGTTTTAACGAATTAATAGATCGCTAATAATTTTTGACAATATTTCCATTCTAGTTGCGTTATCCTTTGTATAACAATACTACTATTATGGAAAAAATTTACTCTGAGAACCTTGAAAGAGGTAAAGCTATACAAGCAACAAAAGAAACTATCAACTTTTTGCTGAGTTTTTCAAAGCAATTTCATATTGTTGAATACAAGAATTTTCAATTTGAAAATAGCTTGAACTAATATTATTACTAAGACTCGATTTTTTTGCGGGTCTTTTTTGCTTTGTAATAATTGTCTATCACAGTTTTTCTGCCAATAGTTTTGGTAATGATGTCATTGTCTAAATTCCATCCTCTGGCCGGGGAATATTCTCTACCGTACCAGATAATCTGAAGATGCAAGTCGTTCCAAATTTCTTTTGGAAATAAGCGTTTGGCATCTTTTTCAGTTTGAACTACATTTTTACCGTTTGTAAATCCCCAGCGGTACATTAATCTGTGGATATGAGTATCTACGGGAAATGCTGGTATCCCAAAAGCTTGCGACACCACTACACTTGCAGTTTTATGCCCTACAGCGGGAAATTCTTCTAAAAGTTCAATTTCTTGTGGTACCACACCATCATATTTTTCAATCAATATTTTAGATAGACCATGAATCCCTTTTGATTTCATTGGAGAAAGTCCTACGGGCTTTATAATTTCACGAATCTCTTCTACGGACAATTTTACCATATCATAAGGGTTGTCTGCTTTTTCAAATAAAAGAGGTGTAATTTGGTTAACTCGCACATCTGTACTTTGGGCGGACATGAGTACGGCTATTAATAAAGTATAGGGGTCTTTATGGTCTAATGGAACCGGAATGGATGGATAAATTTCTCTAAGGGTTTTAATAGTAAAATCAACCTTTTCCGCTTTTGTCATTTTTGTCTAATTTTAGCAATGAAAATAGAAACACAAAATAAAGAAGTGCTATGAACACATTGCAAGTAGGAGACAAAGTACCCGATTTTTCATCGAAAGACCAAGACGGAAATACAATTAAATTATCTGATTTTAAAGGTAAGAAGTTAATTGTATTTTTTTATCCAAAAGCTAGTACACCAGGTTGTACTGCTGAAGCATGTAACTTACGAGATAATTATGCCGATCTTCAGGCTGAAGGGTATGAATTATTGGGAGTTAGTGCGGATTCCGAAAAAAGACAGACCAACTTTAAGAAGAAATATGATTTTCCATTTCCTTTATTGGCAGATGAAGACCACACTGTAATCAACACTTTTGGTGTTTGGGGACCTAAAAAGTTCATGGGCCGTGAATACGATGGTATCCATAGAAAAACGTTTCTTGTAGATGGTGATGCAATTGTAACTAAGGTAATTGACAAAGTAAAAACCAAGGACCACGCGACTCAATTGCTTGAAGAATAAGTAGATTTTGATGCTTTTAAAAAGTAAATTCATAAAAAAGGGGCCTAAGCCCCTTTTTAAATTCTATTCTACTTTGTCTTCTTTTGGTTTTACTAACTTCCTGGTAAACAGGTTCTCATCCTTAATAATCTGAGGAATACCTTCAGGTAACATTTCTTCCCATCCTTCTTCATCATTGATGAGTTTTTTAAGCGCATCTCTTGAGAAAATATGCATAATCTCAGGATCGTAATCTATAATGTCCATTACCTTACCGTTGTACTTAAAGAATTTGTACAACTCTTTCATTCTTGGGTGAACCTTTATATTGTTGCTGGTCATAATCTGACCGGTTTCGGCATTTTTCATTGGGTAGAGGTAAACCTGTAACTCTTTAAAGAACAGCTTACCAAAAGCCTCTAAGATTCCACCGGATAAATGTCTGTAGTATTTCTCGTCAAAAATATCTACCAAGTTGTTTACTCCCATAGTAAGACCAATTTTGGCCTTTGTATATCTATTAAAGTACTCTACTAGTTTAAAATATTCCTGAAATTTAGAGATCATTACCGTATGGCCAAGAGAACAAAGCAGTTCGGCACGATCCATAAAATCTTGTTCATCTATTTCTCCGGAAGCTTTTAGGTTGGAAAGGGTTATTTCAAAAATAACCATGGTACTTTCTTGATTAACGGCCGGGTCGCGAATAAAAATATCGTACGATTTATGGAACATATCCATATTTACCTTGGTAACCGGCCTAAAGCTTCCGCGCAGCGCCAATATATTTTTTTTGTAAAGTGCAGCAGCAGGCAAGAAGTTATTTCCATCAGGACCGAACATAACTGCATCGGTCATATCGTTTCTGATCAACTGAAGACTCATTAGTCGATTGTCAACCTCTTTAAAATTAGGCCCTGAAAAGTTTACCATATCAATCTCTACGGTATCCTTATCAATATGATCATAAAGATATTTCAGCATTTTCCTTGGTTTATGGTACTTATAAAAAGCACCATAAATTAAGTTAACACCTAGAATACCTAAAGTTTCTTGTTGTAAGCGTGCTTCGTTCTGTTTAAAACGAATGTGCAATATAATTTCGTCCAACTCCTTTTGGTTAGGATCCAACTGAAAACGGATGCCTACCCAACCATGACCTTTGTATCGTTTGGAAAAATCTATGGTAGCCACTGTATTGGCGTACGAAAAGAAAAGACGTTCTGGGTGTGTTTCGCGACTAATACGCTCTTCCATAAGGGTCATCTCATGAGAAAGCATTTTTTTCAATCTTGATTGCGTTACATATCGGCCATCATCTTCAATACCATAAATAGCATCGCTAAAATCCTTGTCATAGGCACTCATCGCTTTGGCAATGGTTCCAGAAGCACCTCCGGAGCGAAAGAAGTGCCGTGCCGTTTCTTGGCCCGCACCAATCTCCGAATACGTTCCGTAAATGTCAGGATTTAGGTTAATTCTCAAAGTTTTCGCTTTGATGGAAGGGATATTCTCAAATACCGTATCTCGTTTTAAAACTGAAGCCATTTGTCCGATTTTGCTTTTAACAAAGTTAACAAGATCGGGTTACCTATTAAATTTTTTAGTTATAAATTTGACTCTAGATGAACGATGCGTTAAAAATTACTTTTTTGGGTACGGGCACTTCACAGGGAATCCCAGTAATAGGCAGTAATCACCCAGTTTGCAATAGTGATGACCCAAGAGATAAAAGACTCCGTGTTTCTGCATTGGTTTCATGGGGTAACTGTAATTATGTTATTGATTGCGGGCCTGATTTTAGACAACAAATGCTTACAAACCAGGTGACTACCTTAGATGGCATTTTTTTTACCCATGAGCATTCTGATCATACCGCCGGTTTAGATGATATTAGACCTTATTTTTTTAGACAGGGCGATGTACCAATTTATGCGCACGAACGAGTGGCGGACTCTCTTAAAAAACGCTTTGATTATATTTTTGCTGATGAAAACAGGTACCCTGGCGCCCCGGCAGTAGCCGTCAATCTTGTAGATAAGGATACCCCTTTTATCGTTGGAGATGTAAAGGTGATTCCTATTGAAGCTAGTCACAATCGTATTAAAGTACTTGGTTTTCGCATTAAGGACTTTACGTATTTAACCGATGTTAAGACAATTACAGACGAGGAAGCGGAAAAAGTAAAAAACAGTAAGGTTTTGGTTGTGAACGCGCTTCGGGAGGAGCCTCATCATTCCCATTTTAACCTAGAAGAGGCTTTGGAGTTTATAGAGGAGATGAATCCGGATATAGCTTACCTCACTCATATTAGCCATATGTTGGGGTTTCATGCCGAAGTTGAGAAAAAATTGCCTAAAAATGTACATTTGGCATACGATAATCTAACCATTACAGTTTAAATTACAAACCATATTTATTTATGAAAAGTAGAATCGTTTTTTATCTATTGATTTTTGTATCACTTATTTGCCTTTATCTTTTTGTGAGCAATGGAAAGATGGCTACAGTTAAAGATGAGCGTATCGCTAAGCTGGAAGCTGAAATAGATCAGTTAAAAGACTCGGTGCAAGATGCAAAATTAAAGGTGTTGGAAATGCAATACTTTTCCTTGGAAAACAATGATGATGCTTTGGCGTATTACGATCACTTGCAGCTGGAAAACCCATCTAGATATATTGCTGATAAGTTGCTTGAGACCAACGAAAGTAAAGGTGATAACCCTTTAGTGCCTTACGAGGGGATGGAAAGCGATTTTAAAATCAATAAAATCAAAGTGCTAAACCACAAATGGATTCTAACGGATTTTTCCGATGGAAAATATTGGGGAGAACTTTTAATTAAGTACGAGCTTAAAGATGATTTAGGCGTAGATTTCACTATGCTAGACCATTTGCTGTATACCCGCAGCGAATAGTTTAGATTTTATCTGCCAACCACTTCTTAAAGGAATAGAAGTTTTGAGGAGCAACGCCATGACCTACGGGGAATTCCTCATAAACATGGTCAATGTTCAAATTCTTTAGAAATTCTGGTGCACGTTGTGCCCATTCCGGTGGAATAACTTGGTCTACTTGGCCGTGTGAAGCATATATTTTTAAACCGGAATGATCTTGGTCTTCAAACCCACCCTTTAAAATAGCTTCATTGATATAACCACTTAATGCGATTACATTTTTAATTTTCTCTGGGTAGGAAAGCGCAACTGCATAACTTAGAATGGTACCTTGGCTAAAACCTAAAATGGTAACACGTTCTGCATCCAGAGCATAGGTGGCACAGGCTTCATCTATAAAAGCGACAATCTTGTCCCGAGAAGATTTTGCTTGCTCATCATCACTCCATTTACCTTGCTGGGCATCAAAATTAATAGCATACCAGGCATTTCCATAAGGTTCCATAGGGTAGGGCGCCCGTACTGAAATCACACAAAGTTCTTCGGGTAGTTCCGGCGCAAAAGAAAATAAGTCTTCTTCATTGCTGCCATAACCATGAAACATAAATAAAACGGGAGGTTTTCCCTCGGTCAATGAAGATGGTCTGATGAGATGTTCTAGGGATAGGGGAGCTGTTGTCATTATATAAATTTAAGCCATTTTTGAATCAAGCCTCCAACAAGAGGCACGGATTGTCTTTTTTCTTGTAAAGCGCCAATAAAACCATACCACCAAAGTACAAAATAGCAAATGTATAGCCCGTACCAGGCATATTGATTAAACCATTGGCTAAGAAATAAAGCGAAACCTAAGAAGAATAAATGTAACCCAAGAGCTTGACGAATATGAAATCTGGCAAACTCATTTCTAGTTTCGGAGTTCATACTCAGGGCTATAAGCGAGCCTATTAAAGTAAAATAAGCCGTTAAGGCGGCAGTTTTTCCTTCTTTTACTGTGTTCATGGAGCCAAAGTTAACGTAAGCGATAGTCTTGCACAAAAAAAAGAGACCTTGTTCCGGTCTCTTTTATCTTATACTTTAAAGATTAATTTATCCGATATCACCTACCAAAGGAATCTTTTCCACTTTACCGTTCATGGCGTTTAGAGCGCCTATGATAGCTAGGATCAATCCTACGTATTGCAGATAACCCAACAAACCTATACCGGTAAACATAATTAAAAGTTTTGCGATAAAGCCTACCACTATGCCTGTAATCCATGCCCTAAGTGCTTGTCCTATATGAAAAGTAGCGAATTCATTATTCTTACTTCGGTTCATAAAGTAAGCAGCAAGGGTTCCTAAAAGAGTGATATAGCTAATGATGGCTATCGTTTTTCCATCTTCAATTGTATTGTGGTTCATACTGGGTTGGTTTAAGGTGTT from Zobellia alginiliquefaciens includes:
- a CDS encoding alpha/beta hydrolase gives rise to the protein MTTAPLSLEHLIRPSSLTEGKPPVLFMFHGYGSNEEDLFSFAPELPEELCVISVRAPYPMEPYGNAWYAINFDAQQGKWSDDEQAKSSRDKIVAFIDEACATYALDAERVTILGFSQGTILSYAVALSYPEKIKNVIALSGYINEAILKGGFEDQDHSGLKIYASHGQVDQVIPPEWAQRAPEFLKNLNIDHVYEEFPVGHGVAPQNFYSFKKWLADKI
- the bcp gene encoding thioredoxin-dependent thiol peroxidase gives rise to the protein MNTLQVGDKVPDFSSKDQDGNTIKLSDFKGKKLIVFFYPKASTPGCTAEACNLRDNYADLQAEGYELLGVSADSEKRQTNFKKKYDFPFPLLADEDHTVINTFGVWGPKKFMGREYDGIHRKTFLVDGDAIVTKVIDKVKTKDHATQLLEE
- a CDS encoding TonB-dependent receptor, encoding MASVLKRDTVFENIPSIKAKTLRINLNPDIYGTYSEIGAGQETARHFFRSGGASGTIAKAMSAYDKDFSDAIYGIEDDGRYVTQSRLKKMLSHEMTLMEERISRETHPERLFFSYANTVATIDFSKRYKGHGWVGIRFQLDPNQKELDEIILHIRFKQNEARLQQETLGILGVNLIYGAFYKYHKPRKMLKYLYDHIDKDTVEIDMVNFSGPNFKEVDNRLMSLQLIRNDMTDAVMFGPDGNNFLPAAALYKKNILALRGSFRPVTKVNMDMFHKSYDIFIRDPAVNQESTMVIFEITLSNLKASGEIDEQDFMDRAELLCSLGHTVMISKFQEYFKLVEYFNRYTKAKIGLTMGVNNLVDIFDEKYYRHLSGGILEAFGKLFFKELQVYLYPMKNAETGQIMTSNNIKVHPRMKELYKFFKYNGKVMDIIDYDPEIMHIFSRDALKKLINDEEGWEEMLPEGIPQIIKDENLFTRKLVKPKEDKVE
- a CDS encoding sigma-70 family RNA polymerase sigma factor; its protein translation is MDILTEDSLLIKNYVSGDEKALEILIEKHNQRLSSFIYSKVNNRNITEDIFQDTFIKVIKTLRRGAYNEEGKFLPWVMRIAHNLIIDHFRKSSRMPMFDGADSFDIFSLIGDDKLNAERQLIKDQIDCDLEVLVAELPADQREVLIMRIYKDMSFKEISENTGVSINTALGRMRYALINLRKIIDQHNIVLTN
- the uvrA gene encoding excinuclease ABC subunit UvrA, producing the protein MAEIVDVNPKHNIIIKGAKLHNLKNIDVVIPRNKLVVITGLSGSGKSSLAFDTLYAEGQRRYVESLSSYARQFLGKLDKPKVDYIKGIAPAIAIEQKVNSTNPRSTVGTTTEIYDYLKLLYARIGRTISPISGREVKKNTVTDVVEHVKSYDEGTKLLLLAPIAIDENRETLKSLQLLSKQGYARIKYNNEVLRIDNVPDDIGRNFDLVVDRVIVKDDEDFYNRLANAVDTAFFEGKGECTIEELSTQKQTPFSNKFELDGMSFLEPNVHLFSFNNPYGACPKCEGYGDVIGIDQDLVVPNTALSVYENAVFPWRGESMGWYRDQLVNSAYKFDFPIHKPWFELSEEQKQLVWNGNDHFIGLNKFFEQLEEKSYKIQNRVMLSRYRGKTRCGVCHGKRLRKETDYIKVGGKNISDLVELPIKKLIPFFEELVLDKYDEKIASRLLKEINTRLGFLHKVGLSYLTMNRKSNTLSGGESQRINLATSLGSSLVGSMYILDEPSIGLHPKDTENLIEVLQSLRDLGNTVIVVEHDEDIMKAADEVIDIGPEAGTHGGEVVAHGTLTEVLKSASLTASYLNGKEEIAVPNKRRTSTDYITIKGARENNLKNIDVTFPLNMLTVITGVSGSGKSTLVKKLLYPIILKEVGGYGEKAGQFTKVEGKYKTIKHVEFVDQNPIGRSSRSNPVTYIKAYDDIRNLFASQKLSKIRAYQAKHFSFNVDGGRCEKCKGEGEITVEMQFMADVHLKCDTCDGKRFKKEVLEVKFEDASIDDVLNMTIDDAISFFNGHKQTKIVNKLKPLQDVGLGYVTLGQSSSTLSGGEAQRIKLASFLVKGTTKDKALFIFDEPTTGLHFHDIKKLLKSFDALISKGHSVIVIEHNIELIKCADYIIDLGPEGGENGGQLLAEGTPEEIIKSKASFTAKYLKEKL
- a CDS encoding RNA polymerase sigma factor — its product is MSSQIEDSVLVRDYISGDEKALEILINRHNQRISSFIYSKVLDRDVTEDIFQDTFIKVIKTLKRGSYSEEGKFLPWVMRIAHNLIIDHFRKNKRMPMFEGSDDFNIFSVIGDDKLNAEKQIIKDQITSDLKHLIEELPDDQKEVLVMRIYKDMSFKEISENTGVSINTALGRMRYALINLRKIIDKHNIVLTN
- a CDS encoding endonuclease III domain-containing protein; protein product: MTKAEKVDFTIKTLREIYPSIPVPLDHKDPYTLLIAVLMSAQSTDVRVNQITPLLFEKADNPYDMVKLSVEEIREIIKPVGLSPMKSKGIHGLSKILIEKYDGVVPQEIELLEEFPAVGHKTASVVVSQAFGIPAFPVDTHIHRLMYRWGFTNGKNVVQTEKDAKRLFPKEIWNDLHLQIIWYGREYSPARGWNLDNDIITKTIGRKTVIDNYYKAKKTRKKIES
- a CDS encoding hydrolase, whose product is MKSRIVFYLLIFVSLICLYLFVSNGKMATVKDERIAKLEAEIDQLKDSVQDAKLKVLEMQYFSLENNDDALAYYDHLQLENPSRYIADKLLETNESKGDNPLVPYEGMESDFKINKIKVLNHKWILTDFSDGKYWGELLIKYELKDDLGVDFTMLDHLLYTRSE
- a CDS encoding MBL fold metallo-hydrolase: MNDALKITFLGTGTSQGIPVIGSNHPVCNSDDPRDKRLRVSALVSWGNCNYVIDCGPDFRQQMLTNQVTTLDGIFFTHEHSDHTAGLDDIRPYFFRQGDVPIYAHERVADSLKKRFDYIFADENRYPGAPAVAVNLVDKDTPFIVGDVKVIPIEASHNRIKVLGFRIKDFTYLTDVKTITDEEAEKVKNSKVLVVNALREEPHHSHFNLEEALEFIEEMNPDIAYLTHISHMLGFHAEVEKKLPKNVHLAYDNLTITV
- a CDS encoding DUF4870 domain-containing protein, coding for MNHNTIEDGKTIAIISYITLLGTLAAYFMNRSKNNEFATFHIGQALRAWITGIVVGFIAKLLIMFTGIGLLGYLQYVGLILAIIGALNAMNGKVEKIPLVGDIG